From Flavobacterium sp. J372, one genomic window encodes:
- a CDS encoding carboxypeptidase regulatory-like domain-containing protein, whose translation MKNILNALLLILFVSTTAFAQGNKIKITGKVTEQGSNQPLEFATVSALSTAGTVAGGGLTDAQGNYDFEVAPGTTAYK comes from the coding sequence ATGAAAAACATTTTAAACGCCTTATTACTTATTCTATTCGTTTCAACAACTGCATTTGCACAGGGAAATAAAATTAAAATTACAGGAAAGGTAACTGAGCAGGGTTCTAACCAGCCGCTTGAATTTGCTACAGTAAGTGCATTATCTACGGCGGGTACCGTTGCAGGCGGCGGGCTTACCGATGCCCAGGGTAACTATGATTTTGAAGTAGCTCCCGGGACTACAGCATACAAATAG